A window of Rhododendron vialii isolate Sample 1 chromosome 13a, ASM3025357v1 contains these coding sequences:
- the LOC131313212 gene encoding pre-mRNA-processing factor 39-1-like isoform X1, translated as MQSTQAQIFSVKAHNFVTMGESETVLAQTSAVMEQTSAGSSSTDFGNTFSGADAFADDGAGTTTTKTPGDLSASASATPDASNVGVGTYSSSSLQEAAAVTLHDSKPSYEEAGACENFVGLENTVVDTSQVASPDSSINANGVGEGRNFPLASSENGNPSDDVHGSTSVHQPDGSALAAEEERLWNIVTANSLDFNAWTALIEETEKMSEGNILKIRKVYDAFLADFPFCYGYWNKYADHESHLSSLDKVMDVYERAVQGVTYSVDMWLHYCAFAIRTSGDPEMIRRLFERGIAYVGTDYLSFPLWDKYIEYEYMQKEWSRLAMIYTRILENPNQQLDRYFNSFKELAGSRPLLELRSAEEVTAAATEISKTRAQEMEAEVHPNAVEQSPKPVSVGLTEAEELERYITIREEMYKKAKELDSKIIGFETAVNRPYFHVLPLNVAELENWHNYLDFIERGDDFNKVVKLYERCLIACANYPEYWIRYVLCMEASGSVDLAKNALARATQVFVKRQPEIHLFAARFKELRGDVLGARAAYHLIHTEISPGLLEASVRHANMEHRLGNREDACNVYEQAIAIEKGKEDSQTLPFLFAQYSRFLHLVFRDVEKAREVLVQAVENAQLSKPLLEALIHLESIQPTQNQIRYIDSWVEKFIDPSPDNPGVASIAEREELSSIFLEFLDLFGDAKSIKKAVDRHAKLFFHHKSTPESRKRTAEDILVSDKTKLAKSYSGVPTSAPSIMGASPSVQNQWAAGYGLQPQAWPQVTQAQGQQWNPGYTHQASYAAYGTSPQISTSLPQNATYGAYPPSYPVQAYPQQQGYAQPATAVALTPAQQPGSVAPQAYYASY; from the exons ATGCAAAGTACTCAGGCGCAG ATTTTTTCTGTCAAGGCTCATAATTTTGTTACTATGGGAGAAAGCGAGACTGTGCTTGCTCAAACATCTGCAGTGATGGAGCAGACATCTGCCGGCTCTTCTTCCACTGATTTTGGCAACACTTTCTCAGGCGCCGATGCCTTTGCTGATGACGGGGCTGGTACCACCACTACAAAGACTCCTGGAGATTTGTCTGCTTCTGCTAGTGCGACTCCTGATGCTTCCAATGTAGGTGTTGGAACATATAGTAGTTCTTCCTTGCAGGAAGCTGCTGCTGTTACGCTTCATGATTCTAAGCCATCCTATGAAGAGGCTGGTGCTTGTGAGAATTTTGTGGGCCTTGAAAACACTGTCGTAGATACTTCTCAAGTTGCTAGTCCtgattcttccataaatgccAATGGTGTTGGTGAAGGAAGAAATTTTCCATTGGCCAGTAGTGAGAATGGGAATCCATCAGATGACGTTCATGGATCTACTTCTGTGCACCAACCGGATGGGTCTG CGTTGGCTGCTGAAGAAGAACGACTGTGGAACATAGTGACAGCTAATTCCTTGGATTTTAATGCATGGACTGCCCTAATTGAAGAGACTGAGAAGATGTCAGAG GGTAATATTCTGAAAATCCGAAAAGTTTATGATGCCTTTTTAGCGGATTTTCCTTTCTGTTATGGCTATTGGAACAAGTACGCGGATCATGAGTCACATTTGAGCTCTCTGGACAAGGTTATGGATGTGTATGAACGAGCTGTTCAGGGGGTGACGTATTCTGTGGACATGTGGTTGCATTATTGTGCATTTGCCATCAGAACATCCGGAGATCCAGAGATGATTCGAAG GCTATTTGAGCGAGGAATAGCATATGTTGGAACTGACTACCTATCTTTCCCACTTTGGGATAAGTACATTGAATACGAGTACATGCAGAAGGAGTGGTCCCGGCTTGCAATGATTTACACGCGGATATTAGAGAATCCTAACCAGCAACTGGATCGCTATTTCAACAG CTTTAAGGAACTAGCTGGAAGTCGACCTCTTTTGGAGTTGAGGAGTGCCGAGGAAGTTACTGCTGCAGCTACTGAGATTTCAAAAACTAGAGCTCAGGAAATGGAGGCCGAGGTTCATCCTAATGCTGTTGAACAATCTCCTAAACCTGTAAGTGTAGGCTTAACAGAAGCCGAGGAATTGGAGAGGTATATCACCATCAGAGAAGAGATGTACAAGAAAGCTAAGGAGTTGGATTCTAAGATCATTGGTTTTGAAACAGCTGTCAACAGGCCCTACTTTCATGTGCTGCCCCTCAATGTTGCAGAACTTGAAAACTGGCATAACTATCTTGATTTTATTGAAAGGGGAGACGACTTTAATAAG GTTGTCAAGTTATATGAAAGATGCCTAATTGCTTGTGCAAATTATCCTGAGTATTGGATAAGGTATGTTTTATGCATGGAAGCTAGTGGAAGTGTGGATCTTGCAAAGAATGCACTTGCTCGTGCTACTCAAGTCTTTGTCAAG AGACAACCGGAAATTCATCTTTTTGCTGCTAGATTTAAAGAACTTAGGGGGGATGTTCTAGGAGCCCGAGCTGCCTATCACCTTATACATACTGAAATTTCCCCTGGTCTTTTAGAAGCTTCTGTTAGGCATGCAAACATGGAGCATCGCCTG GGAAACCGAGAAGACGCTTGCAATGTGTATGAACAGGCCATTGccattgaaaaaggaaaagaagattCGCAAACTTTGCCTTTCTTGTTTGCACAATATTCAAGGTTCTTACATTTG GTATTCCGTGATGTAGAAAAAGCTCGGGAAGTTCTTGTTCAAGCAGTTGAGAATGCCCAGCTGTCGAAACCACTCTTGGAG GCTTTGATCCATTTGGAATCAATTCAGCCTACTCAAAATCAAATTAGATATATAGATTCATGGGTTGAAAAGTTCATAGATCCTAGCCCTGACAACCCAGGTGTTGCAAGTATCGCCGAGAGAGAAGAGCTATCTAGCATTTTCTTGGAG TTTTTAGATCTCTTTGGGGACGCAAAATCTATCAAAAAGGCTGTTGATCGGCATGCCAAGCTCTTCTTCCACCACAAGAGCACACCAGAGTCAAGGAAGCGAACTGCTGAGGATATTCTAGTTTCAGACAAAACAAAGCTAGCCAAGTCTTACTCGGGTGTTCCTACATCTGCACCATCAATTATGGGTGCATCTCCAAGTGTACAAAACCAATGGGCAGCAGGTTATGGTTTACAGCCTCAAGCTTGGCCACAAGTCACACAAGCCCAAGGACAACAATGGAACCCTGGGTATACGCATCAG GCTTCATATGCTGCATACGGTACAAGTCCACAAATATCAACATCCTTACCCCAGAATGCTACTTATGGTGCTTATCCTCCCTCGTATCCAGTGCAG GCCTACCCCCAGCAGCAAGGTTATGCACAACCAGCGACTGCAGTGGCTTTGACTCCAGCACAGCAACCTGGTTCAGTTGCTCCTCAGGCCTATTATGCCAGTTACTAA
- the LOC131313212 gene encoding pre-mRNA-processing factor 39-1-like isoform X2, which translates to MQSTQAQIFSVKAHNFVTMGESETVLAQTSAVMEQTSAGSSSTDFGNTFSGADAFADDGAGTTTTKTPGDLSASASATPDASNVGVGTYSSSSLQEAAAVTLHDSKPSYEEAGACENFVGLENTVVDTSQVASPDSSINANGVGEGRNFPLASSENGNPSDDVHGSTSVHQPDGSALAAEEERLWNIVTANSLDFNAWTALIEETEKMSEGNILKIRKVYDAFLADFPFCYGYWNKYADHESHLSSLDKVMDVYERAVQGVTYSVDMWLHYCAFAIRTSGDPEMIRRLFERGIAYVGTDYLSFPLWDKYIEYEYMQKEWSRLAMIYTRILENPNQQLDRYFNSFKELAGSRPLLELRSAEEVTAAATEISKTRAQEMEAEVHPNAVEQSPKPVSVGLTEAEELERYITIREEMYKKAKELDSKIIGFETAVNRPYFHVLPLNVAELENWHNYLDFIERGDDFNKVVKLYERCLIACANYPEYWIRYVLCMEASGSVDLAKNALARATQVFVKRQPEIHLFAARFKELRGDVLGARAAYHLIHTEISPGLLEASVRHANMEHRLGNREDACNVYEQAIAIEKGKEDSQTLPFLFAQYSRFLHLVFRDVEKAREVLVQAVENAQLSKPLLEALIHLESIQPTQNQIRYIDSWVEKFIDPSPDNPGVASIAEREELSSIFLEFLDLFGDAKSIKKAVDRHAKLFFHHKSTPESRKRTAEDILVSDKTKLAKSYSGVPTSAPSIMGASPSVQNQWAAGYGLQPQAWPQVTQAQGQQWNPGYTHQAYPQQQGYAQPATAVALTPAQQPGSVAPQAYYASY; encoded by the exons ATGCAAAGTACTCAGGCGCAG ATTTTTTCTGTCAAGGCTCATAATTTTGTTACTATGGGAGAAAGCGAGACTGTGCTTGCTCAAACATCTGCAGTGATGGAGCAGACATCTGCCGGCTCTTCTTCCACTGATTTTGGCAACACTTTCTCAGGCGCCGATGCCTTTGCTGATGACGGGGCTGGTACCACCACTACAAAGACTCCTGGAGATTTGTCTGCTTCTGCTAGTGCGACTCCTGATGCTTCCAATGTAGGTGTTGGAACATATAGTAGTTCTTCCTTGCAGGAAGCTGCTGCTGTTACGCTTCATGATTCTAAGCCATCCTATGAAGAGGCTGGTGCTTGTGAGAATTTTGTGGGCCTTGAAAACACTGTCGTAGATACTTCTCAAGTTGCTAGTCCtgattcttccataaatgccAATGGTGTTGGTGAAGGAAGAAATTTTCCATTGGCCAGTAGTGAGAATGGGAATCCATCAGATGACGTTCATGGATCTACTTCTGTGCACCAACCGGATGGGTCTG CGTTGGCTGCTGAAGAAGAACGACTGTGGAACATAGTGACAGCTAATTCCTTGGATTTTAATGCATGGACTGCCCTAATTGAAGAGACTGAGAAGATGTCAGAG GGTAATATTCTGAAAATCCGAAAAGTTTATGATGCCTTTTTAGCGGATTTTCCTTTCTGTTATGGCTATTGGAACAAGTACGCGGATCATGAGTCACATTTGAGCTCTCTGGACAAGGTTATGGATGTGTATGAACGAGCTGTTCAGGGGGTGACGTATTCTGTGGACATGTGGTTGCATTATTGTGCATTTGCCATCAGAACATCCGGAGATCCAGAGATGATTCGAAG GCTATTTGAGCGAGGAATAGCATATGTTGGAACTGACTACCTATCTTTCCCACTTTGGGATAAGTACATTGAATACGAGTACATGCAGAAGGAGTGGTCCCGGCTTGCAATGATTTACACGCGGATATTAGAGAATCCTAACCAGCAACTGGATCGCTATTTCAACAG CTTTAAGGAACTAGCTGGAAGTCGACCTCTTTTGGAGTTGAGGAGTGCCGAGGAAGTTACTGCTGCAGCTACTGAGATTTCAAAAACTAGAGCTCAGGAAATGGAGGCCGAGGTTCATCCTAATGCTGTTGAACAATCTCCTAAACCTGTAAGTGTAGGCTTAACAGAAGCCGAGGAATTGGAGAGGTATATCACCATCAGAGAAGAGATGTACAAGAAAGCTAAGGAGTTGGATTCTAAGATCATTGGTTTTGAAACAGCTGTCAACAGGCCCTACTTTCATGTGCTGCCCCTCAATGTTGCAGAACTTGAAAACTGGCATAACTATCTTGATTTTATTGAAAGGGGAGACGACTTTAATAAG GTTGTCAAGTTATATGAAAGATGCCTAATTGCTTGTGCAAATTATCCTGAGTATTGGATAAGGTATGTTTTATGCATGGAAGCTAGTGGAAGTGTGGATCTTGCAAAGAATGCACTTGCTCGTGCTACTCAAGTCTTTGTCAAG AGACAACCGGAAATTCATCTTTTTGCTGCTAGATTTAAAGAACTTAGGGGGGATGTTCTAGGAGCCCGAGCTGCCTATCACCTTATACATACTGAAATTTCCCCTGGTCTTTTAGAAGCTTCTGTTAGGCATGCAAACATGGAGCATCGCCTG GGAAACCGAGAAGACGCTTGCAATGTGTATGAACAGGCCATTGccattgaaaaaggaaaagaagattCGCAAACTTTGCCTTTCTTGTTTGCACAATATTCAAGGTTCTTACATTTG GTATTCCGTGATGTAGAAAAAGCTCGGGAAGTTCTTGTTCAAGCAGTTGAGAATGCCCAGCTGTCGAAACCACTCTTGGAG GCTTTGATCCATTTGGAATCAATTCAGCCTACTCAAAATCAAATTAGATATATAGATTCATGGGTTGAAAAGTTCATAGATCCTAGCCCTGACAACCCAGGTGTTGCAAGTATCGCCGAGAGAGAAGAGCTATCTAGCATTTTCTTGGAG TTTTTAGATCTCTTTGGGGACGCAAAATCTATCAAAAAGGCTGTTGATCGGCATGCCAAGCTCTTCTTCCACCACAAGAGCACACCAGAGTCAAGGAAGCGAACTGCTGAGGATATTCTAGTTTCAGACAAAACAAAGCTAGCCAAGTCTTACTCGGGTGTTCCTACATCTGCACCATCAATTATGGGTGCATCTCCAAGTGTACAAAACCAATGGGCAGCAGGTTATGGTTTACAGCCTCAAGCTTGGCCACAAGTCACACAAGCCCAAGGACAACAATGGAACCCTGGGTATACGCATCAG GCCTACCCCCAGCAGCAAGGTTATGCACAACCAGCGACTGCAGTGGCTTTGACTCCAGCACAGCAACCTGGTTCAGTTGCTCCTCAGGCCTATTATGCCAGTTACTAA
- the LOC131313212 gene encoding pre-mRNA-processing factor 39-1-like isoform X3: MQSTQAQIFSVKAHNFVTMGESETVLAQTSAVMEQTSAGSSSTDFGNTFSGADAFADDGAGTTTTKTPGDLSASASATPDASNVGVGTYSSSSLQEAAAVTLHDSKPSYEEAGACENFVGLENTVVDTSQVASPDSSINANGVGEGRNFPLASSENGNPSDDVHGSTSVHQPDGSALAAEEERLWNIVTANSLDFNAWTALIEETEKMSEGNILKIRKVYDAFLADFPFCYGYWNKYADHESHLSSLDKVMDVYERAVQGVTYSVDMWLHYCAFAIRTSGDPEMIRRLFERGIAYVGTDYLSFPLWDKYIEYEYMQKEWSRLAMIYTRILENPNQQLDRYFNSFKELAGSRPLLELRSAEEVTAAATEISKTRAQEMEAEVHPNAVEQSPKPVSVGLTEAEELERYITIREEMYKKAKELDSKIIGFETAVNRPYFHVLPLNVAELENWHNYLDFIERGDDFNKVVKLYERCLIACANYPEYWIRYVLCMEASGSVDLAKNALARATQVFVKRQPEIHLFAARFKELRGDVLGARAAYHLIHTEISPGLLEASVRHANMEHRLGNREDACNVYEQAIAIEKGKEDSQTLPFLFAQYSRFLHLFLDLFGDAKSIKKAVDRHAKLFFHHKSTPESRKRTAEDILVSDKTKLAKSYSGVPTSAPSIMGASPSVQNQWAAGYGLQPQAWPQVTQAQGQQWNPGYTHQASYAAYGTSPQISTSLPQNATYGAYPPSYPVQAYPQQQGYAQPATAVALTPAQQPGSVAPQAYYASY; this comes from the exons ATGCAAAGTACTCAGGCGCAG ATTTTTTCTGTCAAGGCTCATAATTTTGTTACTATGGGAGAAAGCGAGACTGTGCTTGCTCAAACATCTGCAGTGATGGAGCAGACATCTGCCGGCTCTTCTTCCACTGATTTTGGCAACACTTTCTCAGGCGCCGATGCCTTTGCTGATGACGGGGCTGGTACCACCACTACAAAGACTCCTGGAGATTTGTCTGCTTCTGCTAGTGCGACTCCTGATGCTTCCAATGTAGGTGTTGGAACATATAGTAGTTCTTCCTTGCAGGAAGCTGCTGCTGTTACGCTTCATGATTCTAAGCCATCCTATGAAGAGGCTGGTGCTTGTGAGAATTTTGTGGGCCTTGAAAACACTGTCGTAGATACTTCTCAAGTTGCTAGTCCtgattcttccataaatgccAATGGTGTTGGTGAAGGAAGAAATTTTCCATTGGCCAGTAGTGAGAATGGGAATCCATCAGATGACGTTCATGGATCTACTTCTGTGCACCAACCGGATGGGTCTG CGTTGGCTGCTGAAGAAGAACGACTGTGGAACATAGTGACAGCTAATTCCTTGGATTTTAATGCATGGACTGCCCTAATTGAAGAGACTGAGAAGATGTCAGAG GGTAATATTCTGAAAATCCGAAAAGTTTATGATGCCTTTTTAGCGGATTTTCCTTTCTGTTATGGCTATTGGAACAAGTACGCGGATCATGAGTCACATTTGAGCTCTCTGGACAAGGTTATGGATGTGTATGAACGAGCTGTTCAGGGGGTGACGTATTCTGTGGACATGTGGTTGCATTATTGTGCATTTGCCATCAGAACATCCGGAGATCCAGAGATGATTCGAAG GCTATTTGAGCGAGGAATAGCATATGTTGGAACTGACTACCTATCTTTCCCACTTTGGGATAAGTACATTGAATACGAGTACATGCAGAAGGAGTGGTCCCGGCTTGCAATGATTTACACGCGGATATTAGAGAATCCTAACCAGCAACTGGATCGCTATTTCAACAG CTTTAAGGAACTAGCTGGAAGTCGACCTCTTTTGGAGTTGAGGAGTGCCGAGGAAGTTACTGCTGCAGCTACTGAGATTTCAAAAACTAGAGCTCAGGAAATGGAGGCCGAGGTTCATCCTAATGCTGTTGAACAATCTCCTAAACCTGTAAGTGTAGGCTTAACAGAAGCCGAGGAATTGGAGAGGTATATCACCATCAGAGAAGAGATGTACAAGAAAGCTAAGGAGTTGGATTCTAAGATCATTGGTTTTGAAACAGCTGTCAACAGGCCCTACTTTCATGTGCTGCCCCTCAATGTTGCAGAACTTGAAAACTGGCATAACTATCTTGATTTTATTGAAAGGGGAGACGACTTTAATAAG GTTGTCAAGTTATATGAAAGATGCCTAATTGCTTGTGCAAATTATCCTGAGTATTGGATAAGGTATGTTTTATGCATGGAAGCTAGTGGAAGTGTGGATCTTGCAAAGAATGCACTTGCTCGTGCTACTCAAGTCTTTGTCAAG AGACAACCGGAAATTCATCTTTTTGCTGCTAGATTTAAAGAACTTAGGGGGGATGTTCTAGGAGCCCGAGCTGCCTATCACCTTATACATACTGAAATTTCCCCTGGTCTTTTAGAAGCTTCTGTTAGGCATGCAAACATGGAGCATCGCCTG GGAAACCGAGAAGACGCTTGCAATGTGTATGAACAGGCCATTGccattgaaaaaggaaaagaagattCGCAAACTTTGCCTTTCTTGTTTGCACAATATTCAAGGTTCTTACATTTG TTTTTAGATCTCTTTGGGGACGCAAAATCTATCAAAAAGGCTGTTGATCGGCATGCCAAGCTCTTCTTCCACCACAAGAGCACACCAGAGTCAAGGAAGCGAACTGCTGAGGATATTCTAGTTTCAGACAAAACAAAGCTAGCCAAGTCTTACTCGGGTGTTCCTACATCTGCACCATCAATTATGGGTGCATCTCCAAGTGTACAAAACCAATGGGCAGCAGGTTATGGTTTACAGCCTCAAGCTTGGCCACAAGTCACACAAGCCCAAGGACAACAATGGAACCCTGGGTATACGCATCAG GCTTCATATGCTGCATACGGTACAAGTCCACAAATATCAACATCCTTACCCCAGAATGCTACTTATGGTGCTTATCCTCCCTCGTATCCAGTGCAG GCCTACCCCCAGCAGCAAGGTTATGCACAACCAGCGACTGCAGTGGCTTTGACTCCAGCACAGCAACCTGGTTCAGTTGCTCCTCAGGCCTATTATGCCAGTTACTAA